The following proteins are encoded in a genomic region of Streptomyces gobiensis:
- a CDS encoding extracellular solute-binding protein, which translates to MRRGIGTTALVAALALAATACGGGSGDTQDDGSGELSGTVTFWDTSNDAEKGVYKKIAEDFTKKHPKVKVKHVSVDFGEANNKFKNAAGGNSGAPDVMRTEVAWVADFASLGYLAPLDDTPAIDNKDDYLKTAWGSTQYDGKTYAVPQVTDTLALFYNKRLLKDAGVEVPTSLADIKKNAKKIKDKTGATALYLRGDDPYWFLPYLYGEGGDMLDADAKKITIDEAPGVKAFETMKDLVDSKAAITDLNDGWDNGQSAFKNGDAAMMINGPWAIEDSLAGKQFKDKENLGVAPVPAGSKAQGAPQGGWNLSVYAGSKNLRASYEFAKYMSSAEVQQRTTEELSLLPTRTSVYEVDSVKTNDMVEFFKPAVDKAVQRPWIAEGNSLFEPIKVSQQEVLSGKTSPKQAAKKVGDEYRKILKDWK; encoded by the coding sequence ATGCGGCGTGGCATAGGGACCACCGCACTGGTTGCGGCGCTCGCACTTGCGGCAACGGCTTGCGGCGGCGGGAGCGGGGACACCCAGGACGACGGTTCCGGAGAGCTCTCCGGAACCGTCACCTTCTGGGACACCTCGAACGATGCCGAGAAGGGCGTTTACAAGAAGATCGCCGAGGACTTCACCAAGAAGCACCCCAAGGTCAAGGTCAAGCACGTCAGCGTTGACTTCGGTGAGGCGAACAACAAGTTCAAGAACGCCGCGGGCGGCAACTCCGGCGCCCCCGATGTGATGCGTACCGAGGTCGCCTGGGTCGCCGACTTCGCCAGCCTGGGCTACCTCGCACCGCTTGATGACACCCCGGCCATCGACAACAAGGACGACTACCTCAAGACTGCTTGGGGCAGCACCCAGTACGACGGCAAGACCTATGCCGTGCCGCAGGTCACCGACACCCTGGCGCTCTTTTACAACAAGCGCTTGCTGAAGGACGCCGGTGTCGAGGTCCCCACATCCCTCGCCGATATCAAGAAGAACGCCAAGAAGATCAAGGACAAGACCGGCGCCACCGCGCTCTATCTGCGCGGAGATGACCCTTACTGGTTCCTGCCCTACCTCTACGGTGAGGGCGGCGACATGCTCGACGCCGACGCCAAGAAGATCACCATAGACGAGGCCCCGGGCGTCAAGGCCTTTGAGACCATGAAGGACCTGGTCGACTCCAAGGCCGCGATCACCGACCTCAACGATGGCTGGGACAACGGCCAGTCCGCCTTCAAGAACGGCGACGCCGCCATGATGATCAATGGCCCCTGGGCCATTGAGGACTCCCTCGCGGGCAAGCAGTTCAAGGACAAGGAGAACCTCGGCGTCGCACCGGTCCCGGCCGGCAGCAAGGCGCAGGGCGCGCCGCAGGGCGGCTGGAACCTCTCCGTCTACGCGGGCTCCAAAAACCTCAGGGCCTCCTATGAGTTCGCCAAGTACATGAGCTCGGCCGAGGTCCAGCAGCGCACCACCGAGGAGCTGAGCCTCCTGCCGACCCGTACGTCCGTCTACGAGGTGGACTCCGTCAAGACCAACGACATGGTCGAGTTCTTCAAGCCCGCGGTGGACAAGGCCGTTCAGCGGCCGTGGATCGCCGAGGGCAACTCCCTCTTCGAGCCCATCAAGGTCTCCCAGCAGGAGGTCCTGTCCGGCAAGACCTCCCCGAAGCAGGCGGCGAAGAAGGTCGGCGACGAGTACCGAAAGATCTTGAAGGACTGGAAGTAA
- a CDS encoding LacI family DNA-binding transcriptional regulator, translating into MTARLADIAAQAGVSEATVSRVLNGKPGVAAATRESVLAALDLLGYERPPRLRQRSAGLVGLITPELENPIFPAFAQVIAQGLTRQGYTPVLATQTPGGSTEDELTEMLVERGVAGIIYVSGLHADTTADMQRYEKLRGQGVPFVLINGFSPKVRAPFVSPDDRAAMRLAVTHLISLGHQRMGLALGPARFVPVQRKIEGFLRTLNEQLGLSAGDAEPLIQHSLYTLEGGQAAATALLERGCTAVICASDMMALGAIRAARQRGLTVPGDVSVIGFDDSPLIAFTDPPLTTIRQPVTAMGQAAVRALLEEIGGTPAPHSEFVFLPELVVRGSTASVRQGQA; encoded by the coding sequence GTGACCGCACGGCTAGCTGACATCGCAGCCCAGGCGGGGGTCAGCGAAGCGACGGTCAGCCGTGTCCTCAACGGCAAGCCCGGAGTCGCCGCGGCCACCCGCGAATCCGTCCTGGCCGCACTCGATCTGCTCGGTTACGAACGGCCGCCACGGCTGCGGCAGCGCAGCGCGGGGCTGGTGGGCCTGATCACCCCGGAGCTGGAGAATCCGATATTCCCCGCTTTCGCCCAGGTGATCGCCCAGGGTCTGACCCGGCAGGGCTACACCCCGGTGCTCGCGACGCAGACTCCTGGCGGCTCCACCGAGGACGAGCTGACCGAGATGCTGGTGGAGCGCGGTGTCGCCGGGATCATCTATGTCTCCGGACTGCACGCGGACACCACAGCGGATATGCAGCGCTACGAGAAGCTACGGGGGCAGGGTGTCCCCTTCGTCCTGATCAACGGCTTCTCCCCGAAGGTGCGGGCGCCCTTCGTCTCGCCCGACGACCGGGCCGCGATGCGGCTCGCGGTCACGCATCTCATATCGCTGGGCCACCAGCGGATGGGGCTGGCGCTGGGGCCGGCGCGCTTTGTGCCTGTACAGCGGAAGATCGAGGGGTTCCTGCGCACGCTGAACGAGCAGTTGGGGCTGTCCGCGGGGGACGCCGAGCCGCTGATCCAGCACTCGCTGTACACCCTGGAGGGCGGCCAGGCGGCCGCCACCGCGCTGCTGGAGCGTGGCTGCACGGCGGTCATCTGCGCGAGCGACATGATGGCGCTCGGTGCGATCCGGGCCGCCCGGCAGCGGGGGCTGACCGTGCCCGGTGATGTCTCGGTGATCGGCTTCGATGACTCGCCGCTGATCGCCTTCACGGATCCGCCGTTGACCACGATCCGGCAGCCGGTCACTGCCATGGGGCAGGCGGCGGTGCGGGCGCTGCTGGAGGAGATCGGGGGGACTCCGGCGCCGCACAGTGAGTTTGTGTTCCTGCCGGAGCTGGTGGTTCGTGGTTCGACGGCGTCGGTGCGGCAGGGGCAAGCTTAG
- a CDS encoding phosphatase PAP2 family protein, with the protein MGAPTTRLEDDDRVATATALDKSAAVDLDGRHPLTQRLRAPRRPRIWFEIALIAVSYWIYSLVRNAVPEHEAAAMRHAHWIWDLERSLGLAFEQSVNHAANSVTWLIVTMNYYYATLHFIVTIAVLVWLYRRHAGRYAAARTALFSTTGFALIGFYFYPLAPPRLMTGGDFIDTVVVHGTWGSMASGNMANVSNQYAAMPSMHIGWSVWCGVIMLLVAKPVWAKVAGVLYPVLTLVVIVATANHFWLDAVGGVLCLACGFALAYWLYGDHPHRLPRGAEPVTQPS; encoded by the coding sequence ATGGGGGCACCGACTACACGACTTGAGGATGACGACCGGGTGGCCACTGCGACGGCGTTGGACAAGAGCGCGGCAGTGGACCTGGACGGCCGCCACCCTCTGACACAGCGGCTACGGGCGCCTCGGCGTCCCCGGATCTGGTTTGAGATCGCCTTGATCGCGGTCAGTTACTGGATCTACTCGCTGGTTCGCAACGCGGTGCCCGAGCATGAAGCCGCGGCCATGCGGCACGCACACTGGATCTGGGACCTGGAGCGATCGCTCGGTCTCGCCTTCGAACAATCGGTCAATCATGCCGCAAACAGCGTGACCTGGCTGATTGTGACGATGAACTACTATTACGCGACGCTGCACTTCATCGTGACCATCGCGGTGCTCGTCTGGCTCTACCGGCGCCACGCGGGGCGCTACGCGGCCGCCCGTACGGCGCTGTTCTCGACCACGGGTTTCGCACTCATCGGCTTTTACTTCTACCCGCTCGCTCCGCCCCGGCTGATGACCGGCGGCGACTTCATCGACACGGTGGTCGTGCACGGCACTTGGGGCTCGATGGCTTCCGGGAACATGGCCAATGTGTCGAACCAGTACGCCGCGATGCCGTCGATGCACATCGGCTGGTCGGTCTGGTGCGGCGTCATCATGCTTCTGGTGGCCAAGCCGGTGTGGGCCAAGGTGGCGGGTGTCCTCTACCCGGTGCTCACCCTGGTGGTGATCGTCGCCACGGCGAACCACTTCTGGCTGGACGCCGTGGGCGGGGTGCTCTGTCTGGCCTGCGGTTTCGCGCTGGCCTACTGGTTGTACGGCGACCATCCGCACCGGCTGCCACGCGGGGCGGAGCCGGTGACTCAGCCTTCGTAA